A region from the Methylocella sp. genome encodes:
- a CDS encoding ABC transporter permease, whose amino-acid sequence MRAQAFSKAPASTRPRLLSALNIVVSAPVVALAALFFALVAASAIFAPWLAPHDPLQLMPSLRLSPPSADFPLGADAFGRDLLSRILYGGRISLLLGVSSAVVSISIGLAIGLVSGFFKWVDAVLMRIMDGLMAIPSILLAIAVVSISGASVKTVLVAITIPEVPRVARLVRSIVLTARVEPYVEAAISVGTSLHKILWRHLMPNAIAPLIVQGAFICASAILTEAILSFVGAGISPETPSWGNIMAEGRSFFQLKPSLIFWPGLVLSATILSINVLGDAARDALDPRMKQRESGT is encoded by the coding sequence ATGCGCGCGCAAGCTTTTTCCAAGGCGCCCGCGTCCACGCGCCCGCGCCTGTTGTCGGCGCTCAACATCGTCGTTTCGGCGCCGGTCGTCGCGCTCGCCGCGCTCTTCTTCGCGCTGGTCGCAGCATCCGCTATTTTCGCGCCCTGGCTTGCGCCGCATGACCCGCTGCAGCTTATGCCGTCGCTGCGGCTTAGCCCACCCAGCGCCGATTTTCCTCTCGGGGCCGACGCCTTTGGACGCGATCTCCTGTCGCGCATTCTCTACGGCGGTCGCATCTCATTGCTTTTGGGCGTCAGCTCGGCGGTCGTCAGCATCAGCATCGGACTCGCCATCGGACTCGTCTCCGGCTTTTTCAAATGGGTCGACGCTGTTTTGATGAGGATCATGGACGGGTTGATGGCGATCCCCAGCATTTTGCTCGCGATCGCCGTGGTCTCCATCTCCGGCGCGAGCGTCAAAACGGTTCTGGTGGCGATCACCATTCCGGAGGTGCCGCGAGTTGCGCGCCTGGTGCGCTCGATCGTGCTGACGGCGCGCGTCGAGCCTTATGTGGAGGCCGCGATTTCGGTCGGGACCAGCTTGCACAAAATCCTATGGCGTCACCTGATGCCGAACGCGATCGCGCCGCTGATAGTGCAGGGCGCCTTCATCTGCGCCTCGGCGATCCTCACCGAGGCGATCCTGTCCTTCGTCGGCGCCGGCATCTCGCCGGAAACGCCGAGTTGGGGCAACATCATGGCCGAAGGCCGCTCGTTCTTCCAGCTTAAGCCCTCGCTGATCTTCTGGCCCGGTCTAGTGCTATCGGCGACCATCCTCTCCATCAACGTGCTCGGCGACGCCGCGCGCGACGCGCTCGATCCGCGGATGAAGCAGCGCGAGAGCGGGACATGA
- a CDS encoding ABC transporter ATP-binding protein, with product MRSAINSSDGPLILDISDLSVSLGSRRDSLRIIEDLSLQVRQGETLCLVGESGSGKSVASLTIMGLLPKRTLVPAAGRIRLAGEDLLGATQRRLRQLRATTMAMIFQEPMSALNPVLTVGRQIDEVLRAHSQLDARARRRRILDMMEQVYLPDVERIFASYPHRLSGGQRQRIMIAMALILKPKLLIADEPTTALDVTTQKQILALIRELQEKQGAAVLFITHDMGVVAEIADRVAVMRRGKLVETGALSQILAEPERDYTRKLLAAVPSLAPRAARPAARTPIVLETIDLEKVYRERSMLRAGREVVAAEKITLTLRKGRTLGVVGESGSGKSTVARCIMRLIDPTSGSIRVVGSEISFLSRRMLQPHRKRIQMIFQDPYRSLNPRVTVGETIAEGPVNFGAPRAEALARARELLELVDLSGDAATRYPHQFSGGQRQRIAIARALAMDPDILVADEAVSALDVSVQAQVLKLLDDIQSRLGVALLFVTHDLRVAAQICDDVIVMQRGRIIEQGPAGEVLTNPQQTYTRQLIEAAPGRNWDFANFRPAVTVP from the coding sequence ATGAGGTCGGCCATAAATAGTTCTGACGGCCCTCTAATTCTCGACATCTCCGATCTCAGCGTCAGCCTTGGCAGTCGACGCGATAGCCTACGCATCATCGAGGATCTCTCGCTCCAGGTGCGTCAAGGCGAAACGCTTTGCCTCGTCGGCGAGAGCGGCTCGGGCAAGTCCGTCGCCTCGCTGACAATCATGGGGCTTTTGCCCAAGCGGACTCTGGTCCCCGCCGCCGGCCGCATCAGGCTCGCCGGCGAAGACCTGCTTGGCGCTACGCAACGGCGCTTGCGTCAGCTGCGCGCCACGACCATGGCGATGATCTTCCAGGAGCCCATGTCCGCGCTCAATCCCGTCCTCACCGTCGGGCGGCAGATCGATGAGGTGCTGCGCGCGCATAGCCAACTCGACGCGAGGGCAAGGCGTCGGCGCATCCTCGATATGATGGAGCAGGTGTATCTGCCGGATGTTGAGCGGATATTCGCCTCCTATCCGCACCGGCTCTCCGGCGGACAGAGGCAGCGCATCATGATCGCCATGGCGCTGATCCTGAAGCCGAAGCTTCTCATCGCTGACGAGCCGACGACCGCGCTCGACGTCACAACTCAGAAGCAGATCCTCGCGCTCATCCGCGAGCTCCAGGAAAAACAAGGGGCCGCGGTCCTCTTCATCACCCATGACATGGGCGTGGTCGCCGAGATCGCTGATCGGGTGGCGGTGATGCGGCGCGGCAAGCTGGTGGAGACGGGGGCGCTCTCGCAAATCCTAGCCGAGCCAGAACGCGACTACACCCGCAAGCTGCTGGCGGCGGTGCCGAGCCTCGCGCCCCGCGCAGCCCGGCCGGCAGCTCGCACGCCGATCGTGCTCGAGACCATCGATCTTGAGAAAGTGTATCGCGAGCGCTCCATGCTGAGGGCCGGGCGCGAAGTCGTCGCCGCTGAAAAGATAACGCTGACCTTGCGCAAGGGCCGCACCCTCGGCGTTGTCGGCGAGAGCGGCTCCGGCAAATCGACAGTCGCACGCTGCATCATGCGGCTTATCGATCCGACCTCGGGCAGCATCCGCGTCGTTGGCAGCGAGATTTCGTTCCTATCGCGGCGTATGCTGCAGCCCCACCGGAAGCGCATCCAGATGATCTTCCAGGACCCCTATCGCTCGCTCAATCCGCGCGTTACCGTCGGCGAGACGATCGCCGAGGGGCCCGTGAATTTTGGCGCGCCTCGGGCCGAGGCGCTAGCCCGCGCCCGCGAGCTTCTCGAATTGGTCGATCTGTCGGGCGATGCGGCGACGCGCTACCCGCATCAATTCTCGGGCGGCCAGCGCCAGCGCATCGCCATCGCTCGGGCGCTCGCGATGGATCCCGACATCCTCGTCGCCGACGAAGCCGTGTCGGCCCTCGACGTCTCAGTCCAGGCCCAGGTGCTGAAGCTTCTGGACGATATCCAGAGCCGGCTCGGCGTCGCGCTCCTTTTCGTCACCCATGACCTCCGCGTGGCCGCGCAAATCTGCGACGATGTGATCGTGATGCAGCGCGGGCGCATCATCGAGCAGGGACCGGCCGGCGAGGTTTTAACCAATCCACAGCAAACCTATACGCGCCAGCTCATCGAGGCGGCGCCGGGACGGAACTGGGATTTCGCTAATTTCCGGCCGGCCGTTACGGTGCCTTAG
- a CDS encoding ABC transporter substrate-binding protein: MHSDLRVIDPLLTTAYITRDHGYMVYDTLLAMDANFEVQPQMASWKISDDKLTYTLSLRDGLKWHDGNLVTAADCVASIKRWETRDGMGQKLADFTASLEATDDKTITLKLKEPYALVLASLAKPSSLVPFMMPKRIADTPADKAIAEQIGSGPFKFVQSEFQPGVKAVYVKNTDYVPRSEPPSWTAGGKVVKVDRVEWLAMADPQTAVSALQSGEIDFLEAPPIDMLPLLEADKEIVIRNLNELGFQTIGRVNFLHPPFDNPKIRRAALLAMNQKDVLDALIGNPKYYKICGAIFGCGTPLATDVGSESLVKGTGMAEAKKLLAEAGYNGAPVTLLAATDLNKAEPIVAAQLLRQAGFNIDLQATDWQTLVTRRANQNPPSAGGWDMFFTYWVGADILNPVADVMLSGRGKSGGWFGWPDDPQMEKLRDAYARSTSLEEQKKLAAEIQARVMEQGTFILVGQFESPSAWRDSLKGVLEGASVPVFWNVEKTD; the protein is encoded by the coding sequence GCGATGGATGCGAATTTCGAGGTCCAGCCGCAAATGGCGAGTTGGAAAATCTCGGACGACAAGCTCACCTACACGCTCAGTTTGCGCGATGGCCTCAAATGGCACGATGGCAATCTGGTGACTGCGGCGGATTGCGTCGCCTCCATCAAACGTTGGGAAACTCGCGACGGCATGGGCCAGAAACTCGCTGACTTCACCGCGAGTCTCGAGGCGACTGACGACAAGACGATCACGTTGAAGCTGAAGGAGCCTTACGCGCTAGTGCTCGCCTCGCTCGCCAAGCCTTCCTCGCTCGTTCCATTCATGATGCCAAAGCGCATCGCCGACACGCCCGCCGACAAGGCCATCGCCGAGCAGATAGGCTCGGGGCCTTTCAAGTTCGTGCAATCCGAGTTCCAGCCTGGCGTGAAAGCAGTCTACGTCAAGAACACGGATTACGTCCCTCGCTCCGAACCGCCGAGTTGGACTGCGGGAGGCAAGGTAGTCAAAGTCGACCGGGTCGAGTGGCTGGCGATGGCCGATCCGCAGACGGCGGTCAGTGCGCTGCAATCGGGCGAAATTGACTTCTTGGAGGCGCCTCCAATCGACATGCTGCCGTTGCTCGAGGCCGACAAAGAGATCGTAATCCGCAATCTCAACGAGCTCGGCTTCCAGACGATCGGGCGCGTCAACTTTCTCCATCCGCCGTTCGACAATCCGAAGATTCGCCGCGCCGCGCTGCTTGCGATGAATCAGAAGGATGTTCTTGACGCTTTAATAGGCAATCCAAAATATTACAAAATTTGCGGCGCCATCTTCGGGTGCGGAACGCCCCTCGCGACAGACGTCGGCTCGGAATCGCTTGTCAAGGGCACCGGCATGGCGGAGGCAAAGAAGTTGCTCGCGGAGGCCGGCTACAACGGCGCTCCCGTGACGCTGTTGGCCGCTACCGACCTTAACAAAGCGGAGCCGATCGTCGCGGCGCAGCTCTTGCGCCAGGCGGGCTTCAATATCGACCTGCAGGCGACCGATTGGCAGACTCTCGTGACCCGCCGCGCCAACCAGAATCCTCCGAGCGCCGGCGGCTGGGACATGTTCTTCACCTACTGGGTCGGCGCTGACATTCTGAATCCGGTCGCGGACGTCATGCTGAGCGGTCGCGGCAAGAGCGGCGGCTGGTTCGGCTGGCCCGACGATCCGCAGATGGAAAAGCTGCGCGACGCCTACGCCCGCTCGACATCGCTCGAGGAGCAGAAGAAGCTCGCCGCCGAGATTCAGGCGCGCGTCATGGAGCAAGGCACCTTCATCCTGGTTGGGCAGTTCGAATCGCCGAGCGCTTGGCGCGACAGCCTCAAGGGCGTCCTCGAAGGGGCGTCGGTCCCGGTTTTCTGGAACGTTGAGAAGACCGACTAG
- a CDS encoding ABC transporter permease translates to MFGYLVRRILAAIPVMGVVALFVFFLLRLTPGDPAAIIAGNSATPEQLERIRSALGLNEPLHTQFFTWIWRLLHGDFGVSLISQIPVMQLIGQRIEPSLTIALSTIVLAVLVAVPLGVVAAWKHNSWIDRAVMALSVFGFSVPVFVIGYVLVQIFAIDLKWLPVQGFRSLSRGFWPFFEHALLPTLTLSFIYVALIARMTRAAMLEVLGEDYVRTARAKGIGEASVLLRHGLRNAAVPVITVIGAGFALLISGVVVTESVFNLPGIGRLTVDAVLARDYPVIQAMILLTSGLYVMINLAIDVGYAFLDPRIRY, encoded by the coding sequence ATGTTCGGGTATCTTGTGCGCCGCATCCTCGCTGCGATCCCCGTCATGGGCGTCGTCGCGCTCTTCGTGTTCTTCCTGCTGCGCCTGACTCCGGGCGATCCGGCCGCCATCATCGCGGGCAATTCCGCTACTCCCGAGCAACTCGAGCGGATCCGCAGCGCGCTTGGCCTCAACGAGCCGCTTCATACGCAATTTTTCACCTGGATCTGGCGACTGCTGCACGGCGACTTCGGGGTCTCGCTGATTTCGCAGATCCCGGTCATGCAGCTGATCGGGCAACGCATCGAGCCCTCGCTGACGATCGCGCTGTCAACCATCGTGCTTGCCGTCCTGGTTGCTGTTCCGCTCGGCGTCGTCGCAGCCTGGAAGCATAATAGCTGGATCGATCGCGCCGTCATGGCGCTCTCGGTGTTCGGCTTCTCGGTTCCCGTCTTCGTGATCGGCTATGTGCTGGTGCAGATTTTCGCCATCGATCTTAAGTGGCTTCCGGTGCAAGGCTTCCGCAGCCTTTCGCGAGGGTTTTGGCCTTTCTTCGAACATGCCCTCCTGCCGACCTTGACGCTCTCCTTCATCTATGTCGCGCTCATCGCGCGCATGACGCGCGCCGCTATGCTCGAGGTTCTCGGCGAGGATTATGTTCGCACCGCCCGCGCCAAGGGCATAGGCGAGGCGTCCGTGCTGTTGCGTCACGGTCTACGCAACGCCGCCGTGCCGGTGATCACTGTGATAGGCGCCGGCTTCGCTCTCCTGATCTCAGGCGTCGTCGTGACTGAGAGCGTGTTCAACTTGCCCGGCATAGGCCGTCTCACCGTCGATGCGGTCCTCGCGCGGGACTATCCAGTCATCCAGGCGATGATCCTCCTGACCAGCGGCCTCTACGTGATGATAAACCTCGCCATCGACGTCGGCTACGCCTTCCTCGATCCGAGGATCCGCTACTGA